A section of the Ancylothrix sp. D3o genome encodes:
- a CDS encoding CHASE2 domain-containing protein, which yields MNADVETFRWNVFALRFLERRSAFYEGVFFVNKLVILELDGDLENRGVRVTLEVGEDGVFSKGVVKIKGVLPAHPNLAYDLRNHWQDSYRNLGLSPRIKSKKIIHKGSINSRIAECKESAGRLSTELKKWLKSDGFRAIDLHLREELNRDEMVRFLICTQDADIQKLPWQEWDFFRRYGKAELAISPLESKPIIEFKSSREEENSVKILAILGNKEGIDIEADIKVLKTLPNAELVFLAEPTHQEINAELWEKGWDIIFFAGHSQTEGNKGRIYINSTDSLTITELWYGLKKAVERGLKLAIFNSCDGLGLARELEDLQIPQMIVMRELVPDQIAQEFLKFFLKNFAEGMPLYLAVREARQRLHDDFEKAFPCASWLPVICQQPAQFPPTWEQLKSKKPVQKDSEKTRRFSRIFRQDVIKTNLFVSLTVTVLVMAMRSLGVFQSWEFKAFDTLMRLRPPEPIDSRLLVVEATEEDINLYGFPLPDQVLLQAIERLQTYQPKVIGLDIYRPRFSANFQQLFRQFKENNLLVGVCSAGEVNNANKPGIKPPPGLPESRMGFTDVVVDGDGILRRHLIFMQPVAKDPCVTQYALSARVALKYLAEKGIEPQLLSRYQIKIGEKMFQDLEIHTGGYQNLDRGGFQVLLNYRKKEPFRVTLSQIIKGEIKPDLVKNKIILIGVSAPISGDDFSTPYSAGKDYYEKMPGVLVQAQMVSQIISAVLDNRPLLTVWNVWGEAVAVWMSAMVGGLVVFCTFRRRELVLFMAGMTGILWGVSLVFLIKGFWVPVVPAFLAMIVTVGVIAVNIEYEKQSLKINSKL from the coding sequence ATGAACGCAGATGTAGAGACGTTCCGCTGGAACGTCTTTGCTTTGCGGTTTCTGGAACGTCGTTCCGCTTTCTATGAGGGGGTATTTTTTGTGAATAAATTAGTAATTTTAGAACTGGATGGAGATTTAGAAAACCGAGGGGTTCGTGTAACTTTGGAGGTGGGGGAAGATGGGGTTTTTTCAAAAGGTGTGGTAAAAATCAAAGGAGTTTTACCGGCCCATCCAAATCTGGCTTATGATTTAAGAAATCACTGGCAAGATAGTTACCGAAATTTAGGTTTATCGCCTCGAATAAAAAGCAAAAAAATTATTCATAAAGGGTCGATAAATTCACGGATTGCTGAGTGTAAGGAATCTGCCGGCCGGTTGAGTACGGAATTGAAAAAATGGTTAAAAAGTGATGGTTTTCGGGCGATTGATCTTCATTTGCGAGAAGAACTCAACCGCGATGAAATGGTTAGGTTTTTGATTTGTACTCAAGATGCAGATATCCAAAAACTTCCTTGGCAGGAATGGGATTTTTTTCGGCGTTATGGTAAAGCAGAATTAGCAATTAGCCCGTTAGAATCAAAACCGATTATTGAGTTTAAAAGCAGCCGAGAGGAAGAAAATTCGGTTAAAATTTTAGCGATTTTAGGGAATAAAGAAGGCATAGATATTGAGGCAGATATAAAGGTTTTAAAAACTTTGCCCAATGCGGAGTTAGTATTTTTGGCAGAACCAACTCATCAAGAAATTAATGCTGAACTTTGGGAGAAAGGCTGGGATATTATCTTTTTTGCTGGTCACAGTCAAACAGAGGGGAATAAAGGCCGGATTTATATTAATTCGACGGATAGTTTAACTATTACTGAACTTTGGTATGGTTTAAAGAAAGCAGTTGAACGCGGTTTAAAGTTAGCAATTTTTAACTCTTGTGATGGGTTGGGATTAGCGAGAGAATTGGAGGATTTACAAATTCCGCAAATGATTGTGATGCGAGAGTTAGTACCGGATCAAATTGCTCAAGAATTCCTCAAATTTTTTCTGAAAAACTTTGCCGAGGGAATGCCGTTATATTTAGCAGTTCGAGAGGCGAGACAAAGACTGCATGATGATTTTGAAAAAGCCTTTCCTTGTGCAAGTTGGTTGCCGGTTATTTGTCAGCAACCGGCCCAATTTCCGCCGACTTGGGAACAGTTAAAATCTAAAAAGCCGGTTCAAAAAGATTCAGAAAAAACTCGTCGTTTTTCTCGAATATTTAGGCAAGATGTTATTAAAACAAATTTATTTGTTAGTCTGACGGTGACGGTTTTGGTAATGGCAATGCGTTCGCTTGGTGTTTTTCAAAGTTGGGAATTCAAAGCTTTTGATACTTTAATGCGCTTGCGTCCGCCGGAACCTATAGACTCGCGTTTGCTTGTGGTTGAAGCAACAGAAGAAGATATCAACCTTTATGGTTTCCCGCTTCCTGATCAAGTTTTATTGCAAGCAATAGAAAGACTGCAAACTTATCAGCCAAAGGTGATAGGTTTGGATATTTATCGCCCTCGTTTTTCGGCGAATTTTCAGCAGTTATTCCGGCAATTTAAAGAGAATAATTTGCTAGTTGGGGTGTGTAGTGCCGGTGAAGTAAATAATGCCAATAAACCGGGAATTAAACCACCCCCCGGACTCCCAGAGTCTCGCATGGGTTTTACTGATGTTGTGGTAGATGGGGATGGAATTTTACGCCGGCATTTGATATTTATGCAGCCGGTGGCAAAAGATCCTTGTGTTACCCAATATGCGCTAAGTGCCAGAGTAGCACTAAAATATCTAGCAGAAAAAGGCATTGAACCGCAACTGCTATCAAGATATCAAATTAAAATCGGTGAGAAAATGTTTCAAGATTTAGAAATTCATACAGGAGGTTATCAAAATCTTGATAGGGGTGGGTTTCAAGTTTTGCTCAACTACCGCAAAAAAGAACCTTTCAGGGTGACATTATCGCAAATAATTAAAGGAGAAATAAAACCAGATTTAGTAAAGAATAAAATAATTTTAATCGGGGTGAGTGCGCCGATTTCCGGTGATGATTTTTCGACTCCTTATAGTGCCGGCAAAGACTATTATGAGAAAATGCCAGGGGTGTTAGTGCAAGCACAAATGGTGAGTCAAATTATTAGCGCCGTTTTGGATAACCGGCCTTTATTAACTGTGTGGAATGTTTGGGGAGAAGCTGTGGCGGTATGGATGTCTGCAATGGTGGGAGGGTTGGTGGTTTTTTGCACTTTTCGCCGGCGCGAATTGGTGCTTTTTATGGCAGGAATGACGGGGATTTTGTGGGGGGTTAGTTTAGTTTTTTTGATAAAGGGTTTTTGGGTGCCGGTTGTTCCTGCATTTTTGGCAATGATTGTCACAGTAGGAGTAATCGCTGTTAATATTGAATACGAAAAACAATCTCTAAAAATCAATTCCAAATTATGA
- a CDS encoding DUF1822 family protein, whose product MGLAAHTKAEKLRRQQSNAVKAKQVYLNTLAVSAVQSYLEWRGFDTDWENSDSYHPMMVNLMNVADLILTNIGKVECYFVEKGVETVTLPNREASPEAMDFWEDRIAFIFVEFSESLREAMLLGFAEKVSKVEEISLSELRSLDELVGYLSQFEEVPVKPQIVQLSRWLNDVIDAGWESLETLFNYSQNQTAFNFRWQGNSSIERGKVLRLEQAGQQVVLLVRLTPSKEAEIDISVEVKPAVNSINLLPNMQLLILDETGEAVMQAEAENSESLEFQFSGFPGEKFSVQIKLGELRLTEMFAI is encoded by the coding sequence ATGGGATTAGCTGCGCACACAAAAGCCGAAAAACTGCGCCGGCAACAATCCAATGCTGTGAAAGCTAAACAAGTCTATCTCAATACTTTGGCGGTGTCTGCTGTGCAAAGTTATCTGGAATGGCGCGGTTTTGATACTGACTGGGAAAACAGCGACAGCTACCATCCGATGATGGTAAATTTGATGAATGTGGCTGATTTAATTTTAACAAATATTGGAAAAGTTGAATGTTATTTTGTTGAGAAGGGTGTGGAAACGGTAACACTTCCCAATCGGGAAGCATCCCCAGAAGCGATGGATTTTTGGGAAGATAGAATTGCTTTTATTTTTGTCGAATTCAGCGAATCTTTGCGGGAAGCGATGCTTTTAGGGTTTGCCGAAAAAGTGAGTAAGGTAGAGGAAATCTCGCTGAGTGAGTTGAGAAGTTTAGATGAATTGGTGGGGTATTTAAGTCAATTTGAGGAGGTGCCGGTAAAACCGCAGATTGTCCAGTTAAGTCGGTGGTTAAATGATGTGATAGATGCCGGTTGGGAAAGTTTGGAAACTTTGTTTAATTATTCTCAAAATCAAACGGCTTTTAATTTTCGGTGGCAGGGTAATTCAAGCATTGAAAGAGGAAAAGTGTTAAGGTTAGAACAGGCCGGTCAGCAGGTGGTTTTATTGGTGCGATTAACGCCTAGTAAGGAAGCGGAAATTGATATTTCTGTAGAAGTTAAACCGGCGGTGAATAGTATAAATCTTTTGCCAAATATGCAGCTTTTGATTTTAGATGAAACTGGAGAGGCTGTTATGCAAGCAGAAGCAGAAAACAGTGAAAGTTTAGAGTTTCAGTTTAGCGGTTTTCCGGGGGAGAAATTCAGTGTACAAATCAAATTAGGAGAGTTAAGGCTTACAGAAATGTTTGCGATTTGA